Genomic segment of Paenibacillus sp. FSL R5-0623:
ATATGGCTTCTTCTATTGTGTCCAGAATGGATTGTTCTGACATTGGTCCACCTCCAGTTAATTTCTGTTCTCTATTTATGCAAATCCGTGATTGGCGAGAAAATCTTCACTGATACTGCGCGGCTTGCCAGCACCCGTCTCCCGATGTCCTCTCCCATACTGGAGCAGATGATCCACATATTTGCCCAAAATATCACATTCGATATTAATGGTATCCCCTGTCTTTTTCACATTTAGTACAGTTTCACCAATGGTATGCGGGATAATGGAAACTGTGAATGCCGTATCCGACGTATGGACAACGGTCAAACTAATGCCATCCAGTGTAACCGATCCTTTGGGGATCAGATATTTGAACAACTGATGATCATCAGGCTTGATCTCAAACACAATTGCATTCTGATCACGTGTTATACTGCCAATCACTCCAGTACCATCGACATGGCCCTGAACGATATGGCCGCCAAAACGACCGCCTGATTGCATGGCCCGCTCCAGATTAACTTTACTGCCAGATTGCAGCTGACTGAGATTGGTATGGCGATAGGTTTCAGGCATTACATCGGCGGTAAAACCTCCACCTTCGAGCGTTGTGGCAGTTAAGCACACGCCGTTCACTGCTACACTATCACCAATCTTCAGATCGTCCATGATGGCGGAAGCTCCGATATTCAGGACCATCGCTTCGCCTTTCCGACCAATACGCCGGATCTGACCAACTTCTTCCACCAAACCGGTAAACATGCTGCCGCCTCCCTTTTTCAAGTTATAAAGAACCTAACTTGCTTCTTTTAAATTCAATTATTTATTCAGGCCACACCGGAATGCCACCAATGCTGATATTATCTCCAACTTGTTCGATCTCCAACTGATTCAATTGAATGGCCTGATTCATACGTTCCACACCCTCGAATCGGAAGCTTCCAGGTGTATCATAACCGCCTACAATCTTCGGAGCGATAAACATGAGCAGTCGATCAACCAACCGCGCCTCCAGCATGGCTCCATTCAAGGTACCTCCACCTTCAAGCAAAATTGAACCAATGTCACGCTCACCCAACTTGCTAAGTCCGTTTAACAGATCCACACGTGGTCCAGGACCACAGCGTATAATTTCGACGCCGTAGGCTTCCAAACGTTCAGCAGCTTCAGGACTGGCTTCGTCTGTTGTCAGCACCCATGTCGGAGCAAGACCATCCTTAACCATTTTGGCACCTACGGGAAGACGTAACTTGGAATCCACCACAATGCGCACCGGACTAATGCCTTCGACTTGCAAACGGGTTGTAAGTTCCGGATTATCGGCAATCACTGTGTCGACGCCAACCATAATTCCCTGGTGACGATGACGAAGGGCATGCACAATCTCACGAGCAGGCTCGTTCGAGATCCACTTGCTGTCTCCGCTGCGAGTAGCAATTTTCCCATCCAAAGTTGTAGCTGTCTTCAACGTCACAAAAGGTAGACCCGTTGTAATATACTTAATGAATTTTTCATTCATGCGTCTTCCACGCTCACGCAGTACGCCAACTTCAACTTCAATGCCTTGTTGACGAAGCATGCTTATGCCTCTGCCGGATACTTGCGGATTTGGATCTTCACAACATACCACAACACGTTTCACCTTTTCATGAATCAGGCGTTCACTACAAGGTGGCGTCTTGCCATAATGACTACAAGGCTCAAGTGTAACGTATACCGTACTTCCTTCTGCATCACTGCCTGCCATGTTAAGTGCATGCACCTCTGCATGACCGGTTCCACGTTTCAGATGGCTCCCCAGGCCTACAATACGACCTTCTTTTACAACTACACATCCAACGACCGGATTGATGCCCGTCTGTCCCTGTGCTCGTTCCGCCATATCCAATGCCAGTGCCATATAAAATTCATCATTGATCATTTCCAAATCCGTTCACCCCGCGGTTTAAAGTCTTGTTTATTAAAAAATCCCCGTCGAACAATCAGTTCGATGGGGATGATGAGAGACAAATGTCAACAGCAGGAGTGAAATGGATACAGCACGCCAACACTTTGCCTAAAACTTCATTTCGGGCAAGTGAAAATAGACACATACCTTAATGAACATCAATTACAGGTAAAGAGCTTTTAAAGTGCGGCATATGTATGGAACTGTCCGACGTAACCGGATCTTCCCTGCACAGTGCAAGACATCACACATCGTGACCGTGCAGCAATACTCCTGCTGAATGCAAACCTGTTAGGTCTGCACCTCTCCTTCTCCCATCCAGACTATACTGTCGGTTCTGGAATTACACCAGATCAGCCATCTGCCAATGGCAGACAGGTCACGGACTTTGCATCAAGTGCTGGACACATAGGTCCTTACACTTCCTGCATCACCGCCGGTAGGGAATTACACCCTGCCCTGAAGGATTGCTTTCGTTATTACTTGGATGTTAGCACTTTAATGCCAAAAAATCAATTGTTTTTTGTTCCTTTTTGTCACATACTAACTTTAAATAAGCTAAGAAACAACAAAAACCGCTTCCTCTTAAGTGGGTACGGTTTTTGCTTGGAGACACATTTTCACATCCATCGTATCATTCTACATATCAGGAAAACACCAGCTCGCCATATGCTTTAATTCTTTGGCATTATGGAATGGAGTGCGGTCAGGTTCTTGCAGGGGCGAAGTCGGAAGCGGGAACTCTCGTGCGACCCTTCTGATCCAACTTGTGGAATCAATCGCAATAGCCGAGCATTTCCAGCGTCCATTCGCTCTCGGTCGAAATGTCCCATGTAAATCTGCTTTTCTCGGCATCTCTGGAAAGATACCCTCCAGATATTCGACGATGACGCGTTTGTCTCTGACTTCATGACAATAAACTGTCACCCATACACCTTCCCGGACCCGAACAGCATACACATCGCCAGACTGTACCTCCCCGGTACCTGCATCAGGAGATGCCTTTGGCACTTTTCCGCGAACACTTCTCTTCTTCTCCAATACACCTAAGATCGTGTCCTTTACAGCTGGACTCTCATCAGGCTTATCCGCAAGAGATATATTATTCAGATCAAACTCATGAAATATCTTGTTCAGGTTGTTCTCATTAATTCCGACAGATGAATCCCACCACGCCAGAGGGGCCTGCACTTCAACCCGCACATTGGGGCGTGCGTCACGTTGGATATAAGAGGTAAATTCCGTGATCATACCAGGATGCTCCGGCGTATCCAGTATGCCAATCAGAGCTAACGTCTCAAGCAAATCACGGTAGGCATATTCCTTCTGTGTAGGCAAAAGACGTTCCTTCTTGAGCGCTACTGCTGCCTTGCTGTAACGTGTTTTGGGAGGTAACTCGCGCAGCAACGTTAACACCGCACGGAATGTCCAGCGGTCGTAATCATTGGGTATTGGAATCTCCTTCGCGGTAGCCAGTTCTCGAAGTGCCAACACATATCCAAAAGGATCACCGTCCAACGGGGTTCCATTGGTCATCCGCCAATACCATTGCAGCGTCGTGTCGGTTGCTTGATCTACACTTAATCCGCAGATCTTGCAAGTGTTCGAAGATGGATATGGCGTATGTTCATGACTTGGCATACTGCTCGCAATAAGCTTGCCCGTAAGCAACGAGCGCCAGATCATGGGTGCGGACCACAAAGAGGATACAAAAGCCTGCGCTGCATCATTTATCGTCCATTGATTTGCAACTTTTTTCAGCTCAGTAATCGCTTCATCATGTTGCGGACGTACAAATCGATTCGGTTCATGCCCAGCTGCCTCTAACGCTTCTCGATCCTTTACGGACAGACTATCCGGAACGACATGCCGCGATGCCTGCAGTTCTTCATCCCACAACGTGCGCTCACTATAAATTTGTTTTAACAAGCTTAGCTGAGTAACCATATCCAAGATTTTATTCATCCTTTCTAATCATCGATTTCAAGTATGTAAAAAAATAAAAAAAGTGCTTCTATAAAAGAAGCACTTCATGTTTGGATCCAGTTAAGGTGAAGGTATTAAGCTTCTACAACTTCAACAGTTTCCATTTTGTCTTTACCTTCTAAAGCGTCCACGAATTCCATACCTTTAGTTACTTTACCAAATACAGTATGTTGTCCATCCAAATGTGGTTGAGGTTGGTAGCAGATGTAGAACTGGCTTCCACCTGTGTTACGGCCAGCATGTGCCATAGCAAGTGTTCCGCGCTCATGTTTGTTGGGGTTAATTTCACAGTTGATTGTGTAACCTGGGCCACCTGCACCGGAACCGTTAGGGCATCCGCCTTGAGCTACAAAGCCCGGGATAACACGGTGGAATGTAAGACCATTGTAGAAACCGGAGTTAGCCAGTTTCTCAAAGTTTGCTACTGTGTTTGGAGCTTCTTGATCGAACAGATCGATCAAAACTTCTCCGCCGTTTGCCAATTTAATTTTCGCTTGTTTCGCCATATGTAAATGACTCCTTTCGTATTGACCATCGTTAATGGTGCCAGAACGCATGACCCTGGGCCAAGCATTACAGCACTTTTCTTAGTGTACACCGAAAATGTCTGGATCGCAAAAAAAACGGCAACTTTTTTCATGATTTAGTTCAAATACGCAAAAAGCAGACGAAAAAGGAAGGTCCCTTTTCATCTGCTTCAACTGCAAAATCCCTATATCTTGAATAATGCAGAACCGCATTATCTTTTGACGAATTAGCGAGTAACTGGCTGTTTGCCAATACGCGCTGGTACCAGGTCATTCTGGATTATATCCTGATACGTCTCACGGCGTACCACGACATCTCCTTGACCGTCTTTGACAAATACAACGGCCGGACGACGAATCCGGTTGTAGTTGCTCGCCATGGAGTAGTTATATGCACCTGTGCAAGCTACAGCGAGTAGGTCGCCACTTTCCACTTTTGGCAGGTCCAGATCCCAGATCAACATATCGCCACTCTCGCAACATTTACCCGCAACGGATACTGTTTCCTGAGCAGCCTCATTCGCACGATTGGCAAGCACAGCTTCATACTTGGATTCATACAAAGCAGGACGTGGGTTATCAGTCATACCACCATCAACGGCAACGTATTTACGCACGCCTGGAATGTCTTTGCTAGTTCCAACGGTATACAGTGTTGTTCCCGCTTCACCCACGATGCTGCGGCCTGGCTCAACCCAGATCTCAGGTACGGCATAGCCGATTTGAGCAAAATGATTTTTAACGGCGTCTGTAATAGCCTTCACGTATTGTGCAACTTCAAGTGGAGTATCTCCATCGATATAACGGATTCCGAATCCACCACCCAGGTTAACCACTTTGAAAGCAACATTAAGACGCTCATATACACTTGCTGCAAATTCGGCAACACGTTGAACCGCCATCTGGAAGCCTTCAACTTCGAAGATCTGGGAACCGATGTGGGAATGCACACCGAGCAATACCAGGTTAGACTGCTTGGAAGCCAAGTCAATCGCTTCATATGCTGTACCATTACCGATATCAAATCCAAATTTGGAATCCGTTTGACCTGTGGAAATATATTCATGCGTATGTGCCTCAACACCAGGCGTCACACGAAGCAAAATGTTCACTTTACGATTTTTGTCCGCTGCTACAGCCTGCAACAGATGCAATTCATTGAAGTTATCAACAACAAAACATCCGATCTCCGCATCAAGAGCCATTTCGATCTCTTCCAACGTTTTGTTGTTACCGTGGAAGTGAATGCGCTCAGCCGGGAATCCTGCTTGCAGTGCAGTAAACAGTTCACCATCAGATACAACATCCAGGGAAAGTCCTTCTTCTGCTGCAAGGGCACACATCGCCATTACACAGAATGCTTTACTTGCGTAAGCAACCTGGAAGCCCAGTCCGGAAGCACGGAATGCTTCCATGTACTCTCTGCAACGCTCGCGAACCAATTGCTCGTCCACAACGTACAGGGGAGTTCCAAATTGTTCTTTCAGATCTGTTGCATCAACTCCGCCAATCTCCAGATGTCCTTGCGCATTTATTTTACTTGTACCATGTAAATACATAATCTGCATTCCTCACTTTTTATATACTGGAACAATTGATATTCCAATGATTTTACACCAGTATATCAAATTAGGCAGCGAGATGAATGGATTTTTCGGAAGATCATTTGTGTTTTTTACTTTTTCGCAGTTCCCCGTCCGGATCATCGGACATTTTGGTGTTGTCACGGGTTTTATTAAATGATGGACGTTTTTTATTTTCCAGCAACGGAAGCCGAAATAAAAAATTGCCCAGGGCCTTTGCATTAAACGGTATAAAAGGCCAGAGATACGAAGAATTGTACGACCGGTGAACGGTAAGCGCCAATATGAGCAAGGTACAGCCCACGACCAATCCCGGAACCTTGAATATCGCAACAGCAATTAACAGAACCAACCTGACTAGCCTGTTGGCAAGTCCAAGCTCGTAACTCGGTGTGGCAAACATTCCGATGGCTGCGATAGCCATATAGAGTACAACTTCATTGACAAAATATCCTGTTTTGACGGCGATATCCCCGACTAGAATTGCCGCGATCAAGCCCATCGCCGATGCCAGAGGTGTAGGCGTATGAACCGCCGCCATCCGTAATAAATCGACGCCAAGTTCAATCAGGAGAAATTGCAGAATAATCGGCAGCTTTACATTTTCCTGCGGACCAATGAAGTCAAGTCCCATCGGTTTAATCGAAGGATCAATTACCATGAGAAGCCATAACGGTAGCAAAAACAGCGAGATGAGAATCCCTGCAAAACGCACCCATCGTAAATACGTTCCCATCAATGCCGTCTGTCTGTTTTCCTCCGCATGCTCACACAGGTCGAAGAAGGTCGTAGGCAGAATCATCACACTGGGGGAAGTGTCTACGAAAATGACAACTCGCCCTTCCAGCAAATGGGAGGCTGTAACATCCGGCCGTTCCGAGTAACGAACGAGCGGGAATGGGTTCCAACCCTTGTTGATAATCGCTTCCTCTAGCTGCTTGTCGGCTGCGGGAATACCATCGATATCCACTCGCTGTATTTTTTCACGAACGGAATCTACCTGCACTTTATCCACAATATCGTCAATATACACCACACAGACATCGGTTTGTGTTCTCCGCCCCACCTGCATAATTTCGAATTTCAGTCCTGGGTCGCGTATTCTGCGGCGCACCAGGGTTACATTGGTCAGGAGTGTTTCGGTAAAGCCGTCTCTGGAACCTCGGACTACCCTTTCCAATGAAGGCTCTTCGGGTGAACGTACCGGATAACTCCGGGTATCCATAATTAAGACCGAGCGGTCCCCCTCAACGAACATTGCGCTCATCCCGGTAAGAACCTTGTTGATGACCGCACTCATCTTGTCGACTTTTTCCACCTGAATATGGGGAATGTAACATTCAAAATAGGATTTGAGAGCATGTCCGGACACGTCATCTGGCGTGAGATAGGTCAGTCTTTTCAACACTTCAAGTAAAATCTCATCCTTGGCAAAACCGGTAATCATCAGCAATCCAACATGCTTGCCACCCAGGACCATTTCCCTCATATTAACATCGAACGATTCTCCAAGCCCCAGTACCTGTTGCAGCGTATATTTGTTCTCACTCATGCGTGGGGAGATATCATCGTTTTCCTGCCAATATTGTACGGATTCCTCAATGCTGTCGGACATCTCATTTTGTTTTTTCTTATTGTACGCTTTCTCCTCTTCTTCCTTCTGAATCTCATAAGCAGACTTTTGTAACATCTCTTCCGTTATACCTTCACTATTTTCCTGGCCTGTGTGCTCCGTTCGTTCATCCATCTTCCATCCTCCTATGGCCACGAGTTACCGCTGATATATAAAAAAATCAAACAGGGAACCTGTCATTTTGCCCAAAATCATGGCGAGCAGTAATCCAAACAAATAAGGTTTCATGCCCAATCGTTTGGCTAGTACGGGCAGTACATTGAGTACCTCAGTGAGCGCCGCGGCCAGCAGTCCGATGAACACGCCACAGAACAAACCAACGATTGGGCTGAGCAGCAGCACCCCATGCATTTTCCAGTGCCAGAAGTCCGCTACCGTCCCGAGCAGTGAACCACCTATTAGCGCCCCTTCGTACCAGTGAGTCTTGTCATACGATTGCGTAAGTTGAGCCAACCTTGGGATCATATCGAGCACCAGAATGAGCGCAATTACGCCGCTCCCTACGGCAATTCCCCCTGCAATACCCAATACAATGCTGATTGCTCCATTAAGAACGCTCATCCGCATTCATCTCCCTGCGTTCCTGCTCATGCATCCGTTCGCTCTCTTCAATCACCACATATTTATCTACATTTTGCTGGTATAGAAACATCTCCACTTCTAGCGGGGTAGGTTCCTCATTCCACTTTTTCTTGAACAAATGATTAAAAAATACGGCCATTCCGAATCCAATGCCAATGGAATACGCCACTTGGAACAAATAGGGATGTTCGTCCCGATGCCCAGTAAGCATCTCCACAATTCGAATCTGTACTTCCTGCATGTTCACATCGGCATGAAAA
This window contains:
- the ribE gene encoding riboflavin synthase — encoded protein: MFTGLVEEVGQIRRIGRKGEAMVLNIGASAIMDDLKIGDSVAVNGVCLTATTLEGGGFTADVMPETYRHTNLSQLQSGSKVNLERAMQSGGRFGGHIVQGHVDGTGVIGSITRDQNAIVFEIKPDDHQLFKYLIPKGSVTLDGISLTVVHTSDTAFTVSIIPHTIGETVLNVKKTGDTINIECDILGKYVDHLLQYGRGHRETGAGKPRSISEDFLANHGFA
- the ribD gene encoding bifunctional diaminohydroxyphosphoribosylaminopyrimidine deaminase/5-amino-6-(5-phosphoribosylamino)uracil reductase RibD, yielding MEMINDEFYMALALDMAERAQGQTGINPVVGCVVVKEGRIVGLGSHLKRGTGHAEVHALNMAGSDAEGSTVYVTLEPCSHYGKTPPCSERLIHEKVKRVVVCCEDPNPQVSGRGISMLRQQGIEVEVGVLRERGRRMNEKFIKYITTGLPFVTLKTATTLDGKIATRSGDSKWISNEPAREIVHALRHRHQGIMVGVDTVIADNPELTTRLQVEGISPVRIVVDSKLRLPVGAKMVKDGLAPTWVLTTDEASPEAAERLEAYGVEIIRCGPGPRVDLLNGLSKLGERDIGSILLEGGGTLNGAMLEARLVDRLLMFIAPKIVGGYDTPGSFRFEGVERMNQAIQLNQLEIEQVGDNISIGGIPVWPE
- a CDS encoding peptidylprolyl isomerase; amino-acid sequence: MAKQAKIKLANGGEVLIDLFDQEAPNTVANFEKLANSGFYNGLTFHRVIPGFVAQGGCPNGSGAGGPGYTINCEINPNKHERGTLAMAHAGRNTGGSQFYICYQPQPHLDGQHTVFGKVTKGMEFVDALEGKDKMETVEVVEA
- the lysA gene encoding diaminopimelate decarboxylase, whose translation is MYLHGTSKINAQGHLEIGGVDATDLKEQFGTPLYVVDEQLVRERCREYMEAFRASGLGFQVAYASKAFCVMAMCALAAEEGLSLDVVSDGELFTALQAGFPAERIHFHGNNKTLEEIEMALDAEIGCFVVDNFNELHLLQAVAADKNRKVNILLRVTPGVEAHTHEYISTGQTDSKFGFDIGNGTAYEAIDLASKQSNLVLLGVHSHIGSQIFEVEGFQMAVQRVAEFAASVYERLNVAFKVVNLGGGFGIRYIDGDTPLEVAQYVKAITDAVKNHFAQIGYAVPEIWVEPGRSIVGEAGTTLYTVGTSKDIPGVRKYVAVDGGMTDNPRPALYESKYEAVLANRANEAAQETVSVAGKCCESGDMLIWDLDLPKVESGDLLAVACTGAYNYSMASNYNRIRRPAVVFVKDGQGDVVVRRETYQDIIQNDLVPARIGKQPVTR
- a CDS encoding spore germination protein, with product MDERTEHTGQENSEGITEEMLQKSAYEIQKEEEEKAYNKKKQNEMSDSIEESVQYWQENDDISPRMSENKYTLQQVLGLGESFDVNMREMVLGGKHVGLLMITGFAKDEILLEVLKRLTYLTPDDVSGHALKSYFECYIPHIQVEKVDKMSAVINKVLTGMSAMFVEGDRSVLIMDTRSYPVRSPEEPSLERVVRGSRDGFTETLLTNVTLVRRRIRDPGLKFEIMQVGRRTQTDVCVVYIDDIVDKVQVDSVREKIQRVDIDGIPAADKQLEEAIINKGWNPFPLVRYSERPDVTASHLLEGRVVIFVDTSPSVMILPTTFFDLCEHAEENRQTALMGTYLRWVRFAGILISLFLLPLWLLMVIDPSIKPMGLDFIGPQENVKLPIILQFLLIELGVDLLRMAAVHTPTPLASAMGLIAAILVGDIAVKTGYFVNEVVLYMAIAAIGMFATPSYELGLANRLVRLVLLIAVAIFKVPGLVVGCTLLILALTVHRSYNSSYLWPFIPFNAKALGNFLFRLPLLENKKRPSFNKTRDNTKMSDDPDGELRKSKKHK
- a CDS encoding stage V sporulation protein AB; the protein is MRMSVLNGAISIVLGIAGGIAVGSGVIALILVLDMIPRLAQLTQSYDKTHWYEGALIGGSLLGTVADFWHWKMHGVLLLSPIVGLFCGVFIGLLAAALTEVLNVLPVLAKRLGMKPYLFGLLLAMILGKMTGSLFDFFIYQR